From Streptomyces sp. HUAS MG91, the proteins below share one genomic window:
- the sepH gene encoding septation protein SepH — MPELRVVAVSNDGTRLVLKAADSTEYTLPIDERLRAAVRGDRPRLGQIEIEVESHLRPRDIQARIRAGASAEEVAQLAGIPVDRVRRFEGPVLAERAFMAERARKTPVRRPGENTGPQLGEAVQERLLLRGADKETVQWDSWRRDDGTWEVLLVYRVAGEPHSASWTYDPPRRLVQAVDDEARSLIGESDDIGAPEPTFPFVPRIARLPRDRPLDRALDRQLERPAPPPEPSAEENLPAIASSSERDSLTSLLEAVPSYRGDIVVPDRPTAAPEPQEEPEPPAAAELEEPPAPAASAGAGAAYADVLMPRSVAGHRDRLTGTTDRQAEADGVRPGRRAAVPSWDEIVFGTRRKKQE; from the coding sequence ATGCCCGAACTGCGTGTCGTGGCCGTCTCTAACGACGGCACACGGCTGGTGCTGAAGGCTGCGGACAGCACGGAGTACACGCTTCCGATCGACGAGCGCCTCCGGGCCGCCGTGCGCGGCGACCGTCCGCGTCTCGGCCAGATCGAGATCGAGGTGGAGAGCCACCTCCGCCCGCGTGACATCCAGGCGCGCATACGAGCAGGAGCCTCCGCCGAGGAGGTCGCCCAGCTCGCAGGCATTCCGGTCGACCGCGTACGCCGTTTCGAGGGCCCCGTGCTCGCGGAGCGTGCGTTCATGGCCGAGCGGGCCAGGAAGACTCCCGTGCGCCGTCCCGGCGAGAACACCGGCCCTCAGCTCGGCGAGGCGGTGCAGGAGCGACTCCTGCTGCGCGGCGCCGACAAGGAAACCGTCCAGTGGGACTCCTGGCGCCGCGACGACGGCACCTGGGAAGTCCTGCTCGTCTACCGGGTCGCGGGCGAACCGCACTCGGCGAGCTGGACCTACGACCCGCCCCGCAGGCTCGTCCAGGCCGTGGACGACGAGGCGCGCTCGCTGATCGGCGAGTCCGACGACATCGGTGCGCCCGAACCCACGTTCCCGTTCGTGCCTCGTATCGCGCGGCTGCCGCGGGACCGGCCGCTGGACCGCGCCCTGGACCGGCAGCTGGAGCGTCCCGCCCCGCCGCCGGAGCCGTCCGCCGAGGAGAACCTGCCGGCGATCGCCTCCTCCTCGGAGCGCGACTCGCTGACCAGCCTGCTGGAGGCGGTACCGAGCTACCGCGGCGACATCGTGGTGCCCGATCGTCCGACGGCGGCTCCCGAGCCGCAGGAGGAGCCGGAGCCGCCCGCGGCCGCGGAGCTGGAGGAGCCGCCCGCGCCCGCCGCGTCGGCCGGAGCAGGAGCGGCCTATGCGGACGTGCTGATGCCGCGCTCCGTCGCGGGCCACCGGGACCGCCTCACCGGCACCACCGACCGTCAGGCCGAGGCCGACGGGGTGCGCCCCGGACGCCGGGCCGCCGTGCCGAGTTGGGACGAGATCGTCTTCGGCACCCGCCGCAAGAAGCAGGAGTAG
- a CDS encoding D-arabinono-1,4-lactone oxidase produces MSTAQTGSSKSGAAWRNWAGTVVSRPVREVTPASVEELTAAVRGAAEDGLKVKAVGTGHSFTAAAATDGVLIRPQLLTGIRNIDRDKGTVTVEAGTPLKRLNMALAREGLSLTNMGDIMEQTVSGATSTGTHGTGRDSASIAAQIKGLELVTAAGELITCSEKENPEIFAAARIGLGALGIVTAITFAVEPVFLLTAREEPMSFDKVLADFDELHAENEHFEFYWFPHTGSCNTKRNNRSAGPEAPVSAVSSLWEDEILSNGLFQVVNSIGRAVPATIPTIAKISSKALSARTYTDIPYKVFTSPRRVRFVEMEYAVPREALVATLRELKSMVDGSDLRVSFPVEVRTAPADDIALSTASGRDSAYIAVHMYKGTPYQRYFTAAERIFTAHEGRPHWGKVHTRDAEYFAQAYPRFGEFTALRDRLDPDRLFGNAYLRRVLGD; encoded by the coding sequence ATGAGCACGGCGCAGACGGGCAGCAGCAAGAGCGGCGCAGCGTGGCGTAACTGGGCGGGGACCGTCGTCTCGCGTCCCGTGCGCGAGGTGACGCCCGCCTCGGTCGAGGAACTGACCGCGGCGGTGCGCGGGGCCGCGGAGGACGGGCTGAAGGTGAAGGCCGTCGGCACGGGCCACTCCTTCACGGCCGCGGCGGCGACCGACGGTGTGTTGATCCGCCCTCAACTGTTGACGGGCATACGGAACATCGATCGTGACAAGGGCACTGTCACGGTCGAGGCCGGCACTCCGCTGAAGCGGCTCAACATGGCCCTGGCCCGCGAGGGCCTGTCGCTCACGAACATGGGCGACATCATGGAGCAGACCGTCTCCGGCGCCACGAGCACCGGCACGCACGGCACGGGCCGCGACTCGGCCTCCATCGCCGCGCAGATCAAGGGACTCGAGCTGGTCACGGCGGCGGGCGAGCTGATCACCTGCTCCGAGAAGGAGAACCCGGAGATCTTCGCGGCCGCCCGGATCGGCTTGGGCGCCCTCGGCATCGTCACCGCGATCACCTTCGCCGTGGAGCCGGTCTTCCTGCTCACCGCGCGCGAGGAGCCGATGAGCTTCGACAAGGTGCTCGCGGACTTCGACGAACTGCACGCCGAGAACGAGCACTTCGAGTTCTACTGGTTCCCGCACACCGGCAGCTGCAACACCAAGCGCAACAACCGCAGCGCGGGCCCCGAGGCGCCGGTCTCGGCGGTCAGCAGCCTGTGGGAGGACGAGATCCTCTCCAACGGTCTCTTCCAGGTGGTCAATTCGATCGGCCGGGCCGTGCCCGCCACGATCCCGACGATCGCCAAGATCTCCAGCAAGGCGCTCTCCGCCCGGACGTACACCGACATCCCCTACAAGGTCTTCACATCTCCGCGCCGGGTGCGCTTCGTGGAGATGGAGTACGCGGTTCCGCGTGAAGCCCTCGTGGCGACGCTGCGCGAGCTGAAGTCCATGGTGGACGGCTCGGACCTGCGGGTCAGCTTCCCGGTGGAGGTCCGCACCGCCCCTGCGGACGACATCGCGCTGTCCACGGCGTCGGGCCGGGACAGCGCCTACATCGCCGTCCACATGTACAAGGGCACCCCGTACCAGCGGTACTTCACCGCGGCCGAGCGGATCTTCACCGCCCACGAGGGCCGCCCGCACTGGGGCAAGGTGCACACCCGGGACGCCGAGTACTTCGCGCAGGCCTACCCGCGCTTCGGCGAGTTCACGGCCCTGCGCGACCGCCTGGACCCGGACCGCCTGTTCGGCAACGCCTACCTGCGCCGGGTCCTCGGCGACTGA
- a CDS encoding MFS transporter: MPSPYRAIFALPGTKSFSVAGFLGRMPLSMMGIGIVTMVSQLTGRYGLAGALSATVALSAAAIGPQISRLVDQHGQRRVLRPATLVSLVAVAGMLLCAKYEAPDWTLFVSAAFIGCVPSVGSMIRARWAVLYRETPRSLHTAYSFESVIDEVCFIFGPIISIGLSTAWFPEAGPLLAGCFLAVGVFWLTGQRATEPLPHPRTHESSGSALRSRGLQVLVATFIATGAIFGSIDVVTVAFAEDQGHKSMASLVLAVYAAGSCVAGAVFGLLHFSGAPARRWVVGVCVMAVSMIPLQLVGNLSLLAVALFVAGLTVAPTMITTMALVEQHVPRAKLTEGMTWVSTGLTAGVALGSSVSGWVIDAAGAKAGYGVPGVSGAVAVLVAFLGYRRLKQPVPQRGGTTDEHGADGQQQERRSVA; encoded by the coding sequence GATGGGCATCGGGATCGTGACGATGGTCTCGCAGCTGACCGGGCGGTACGGCCTCGCGGGCGCGCTGTCGGCGACGGTGGCGCTGTCCGCCGCCGCGATCGGGCCGCAGATCTCCCGTCTCGTCGACCAGCACGGCCAGCGGCGCGTACTGCGTCCGGCCACCCTCGTCTCGCTCGTCGCGGTCGCGGGGATGCTGCTGTGCGCGAAGTACGAGGCGCCGGACTGGACGCTGTTCGTGAGTGCCGCGTTCATCGGCTGCGTGCCGAGCGTCGGGTCGATGATCAGGGCCCGGTGGGCGGTGCTGTACCGGGAGACCCCGCGGTCGCTGCACACGGCGTACTCCTTCGAGTCCGTGATCGACGAGGTGTGCTTCATCTTCGGGCCGATCATCTCGATCGGGCTGTCCACGGCGTGGTTCCCGGAGGCGGGGCCGCTGCTCGCGGGCTGCTTCCTCGCGGTCGGCGTCTTCTGGCTGACCGGCCAGCGCGCCACGGAGCCGCTGCCGCATCCGCGGACCCATGAGAGCTCGGGATCGGCGCTCCGCTCACGCGGGTTGCAGGTTCTGGTGGCCACGTTCATCGCCACAGGCGCGATCTTCGGCTCCATCGACGTGGTGACGGTGGCCTTCGCGGAGGACCAGGGGCACAAGTCGATGGCCAGCCTCGTGCTCGCCGTGTACGCGGCCGGCTCCTGCGTCGCGGGAGCGGTGTTCGGCCTGCTGCACTTCAGCGGTGCCCCCGCGCGCAGGTGGGTGGTGGGGGTCTGCGTGATGGCCGTGAGTATGATCCCCCTCCAACTGGTCGGGAACCTGTCACTCCTGGCCGTGGCGCTCTTCGTAGCGGGCCTGACCGTCGCTCCCACGATGATCACGACGATGGCCCTCGTCGAGCAGCACGTACCGCGCGCGAAGCTGACCGAGGGCATGACCTGGGTGAGCACCGGACTGACGGCCGGTGTCGCGCTCGGCTCGTCCGTGTCCGGCTGGGTGATCGACGCCGCCGGCGCGAAGGCCGGGTACGGGGTGCCGGGAGTCTCCGGCGCCGTCGCGGTCCTGGTCGCGTTCCTGGGGTACCGCCGGCTGAAGCAGCCGGTTCCGCAGCGGGGAGGAACAACCGATGAGCACGGCGCAGACGGGCAGCAGCAAGAGCGGCGCAGCGTGGCGTAA